From the genome of Pieris brassicae chromosome Z, ilPieBrab1.1, whole genome shotgun sequence:
TATCTTACTTATCGAGGGGGCAGGGGAAAGCAAATTTTGGGATGTGTTTCATGTTTTCTTCATTGTCATAAGATTCaggatatttttgtattattgaaGGTTCCTTAACTGGTGACACTTCACAAAATAATTCGTAAAGATGGCGCACAGATCCTCTGAAATCAAAATTTACTGATTAGGATTGTTctaagtatttacaataacataaaaaGGAAGGAAGGACAAAACTTGacaaaattaattctttaagACATTTTGTAAGTTATTCTAACGCAGATTGACTACCAGACAACCACattatattatctaatatCACATTTCAATACTAAAGTATAACACAATAccttttacatatattattttactctaTTACtcataaaataagtttatgttttgatgattaataataatgctaTGGAAGACCTGGAAGAAATTGCCAAATGTGTTTGCTGTGTAGGAAATTATGCTACTATACAAAtactatatactttatataatcaTCATTAGTAAGGAATTCTATATTGAAGATCAGAAGTGTATCTATATCAGTCAGATCTGATCAGATCATCATTGAAAAACAACCATCTCTTATCTCTTTCTTTGtttcttcaataaaaatatagttgcATATACATGaaccaacaaaaaaaatatgtttaagtaTTATGTGGTATATTACAGTTATCATAAAGTACAGCAGCAGCAGGGCAagaatattaaagatattagGAATGACCAGCAGACTTCTCGACGTCGCCTGTAACAGATTAAATTGGTGCTCACCTGATCCGTGTACCCATGCTGCTGGTGGAGATATTCTTCTAACGACTTCCTCAGCTGCACCCTCCTTCTGAGGCTACTGTTATTGTGACGGCATCGTTCCCAGTTGGAGATTGGTAGCTACGCTTTTTAAACGTAATTGTATCTTGTAATCGAATATTCAATGAATTTAGGCACGAAGGTAGGCGGTTCATAAGCGGAAATCAAAGAGCATATAATCACTTCGTGGTCGAAAACGGAAACTGGAAGAAGGCCATCAAAAGATCAAACTTCAACTCACTTCTAAAGCTCCTACAAAGTCAGATATGCAGACTGCGTTTTAGTACAATGTACATAGGTTTGGCTCAGTGTTCTGTGGAGTCTAACGGTAATACAGATTACACGAATCATGCTCTACACTAaagaagtatatatatatcacaaatgattaaccaatatttttaaaaataacaatattattcttatttaaagCGTAACATTGAGAAACCCAATGCATAAAATACCAAGGGCTACttacaatgtaataaaataaattgatcgGCAggctaaatataataaattacttatcaAATTTTAGCGCTGGATGTTATgagcattttaaatataataattgaaactatattttttaaagaaagttaAGACTTAAATCATACACAAAACTTTCTTATTGCacatcataaatattattttttacgaaaTTTACGCCAAAGCTTtagaaagttaaattaatcattgattcttttaacaataatatattcttgCGTAAACTCTGGTACGATCTCTTTAATTCTCTGTAATTGGAAAGTAAGAAAACTACGATTAAGTCACTAATaaactatttacaatatatttttttaatcttgtcAAATGCTccattattaagaaatatttattattaattatttatattattagtattatttttagtaatagtATCAACTTAGGCTTATGTTGTAGTAATAAAGTGTAATTAGTGTACAAAAAATTGTGTACAGTggtcatatattttacaatattaaaagaaaaataatataaaacatttgtttttattttactataggtatgtatgtatgtactatTTTCCTAATTTATTTGTTCGGCTAACCTACCTTATATCTATAATTTCACACCCCAAATGTTTGATTTCCGGAATaattaattcttgtatttaaaattaataatgaccACTTAGTATAATGTATTTTGAGAATGAAAAAGGATGATCTCCTAAAACAACACACTACTGCCAACTCCCGTAAATTAAAACACGGCCAACatagttttattatcttttactTATTTGGATGGACAATATAtcttttctttgttattttagtGTGGTGCCTATATTAGTTCTTGATCTAGcatacataacatatatattaatgttatggcaatagtttaactttatgccagtttcaagtaaaatacCTAATATATTACCTGAACTTAAGGAGGTTAATTATCATTGTCAATGTCAGATATTGATACAAGGTCTTTGACATTAACGTAATTTACCTAATTCTTATTCATAATGTCCGCCAATGGCTCATGGCTAATACTATGTACTATGATTGTTTatcaatgttaaataaataataaagaactTTAAATCTTGAACTATAAACTAGCTTTGTGTAATAACAATTTCTTAAGTAATTTTAGTTGATCCGTAACCCCGCTAATACGGTacttattgctttttatttatttaataaattgaaatatgataccatttatttttcattttttataacttacatTGTGTCTATAAGGAGGTTCTATTTTTTACTCAATAACTTCAACAAGTAAAGCAAAGTTGTCTTTGTAAACttagcttttttttaaatcctctAATCTTTTCTTCTGTTTCAGGGTCAGTGTTTAGCATCATTTGGACTCATGCTGCCAATAAACATGAAAATAGACAAGAAACTTTTGCCAATCAAGGgtcattttatactttataatgcTGGTAAGTAAAAAGAGTACTtgtaaaaattttttttacggttttcaatattatagaGTTATAAAAACTGACTAATCATTTATAAACCTCAGCAGAACCTAAGAAGTAACCTTGCCCTTACTTCTAGggaacttattttaaaattatactttacaATTGAAAGGATCATTTCTTGTGTGTAGTTATTATAGAAAAGTTGCTATTCTTTTCttgatattttagtttttttcttaacaattttattagaccaaaattataaagttatttttaatgtacattCTACACAACATTTTATCATGATTAACAGTTATCTCTGTCATATCAAATCATAATCAAATAGGTCAGTGGATATGAGGTTATGTTTTTTGTAGCAAAATAAGACTcctaaaactttatttttaggtaCTGCTCCACTTATCCCCTATTTGTCTACATATGCAAGACAATTGGGATTTTCATCGACCACTGTTGGCCTAATCTACACAATACTACCAATTTTTAGTCTTTTAGCAACACCAATTTTTGGTTTCTTAGCAGATAGGTATGTTATCACTGATTATTTggtacataaaattttaacattacaattattgcTATAATGCATTCAATTGTGGAGtaacaaagatttattttgGGAGTGATACCAAAGTAATtacttgttttctttttatttattttatgtaataggaggcaaacgggcaggaggctcacttgagacactcacattgccagaaggctcacatttttaagaattggtatttGTACCATAACAAACTAAAATTTGAATATGGTGGtagaaaatactatatatacaatCCTTTTGAAACATCAAAATACTACAATAACAACGCCCATCAAATACATAATTAGGGTTGaccttaattattaatttcatacaaGATACACTGATAAATGAAAtaggtatttataaaaagatttaataataaattattgaattttttacattGGAAATTATGGcatgttaatattatgtagtatGTGACAGTGTTTTGTACatgttactaaaaaaatgtaacagaaattatacatacaatttgatATGGCAGCAGATGGCATGTATTGTTGATTATCATATTATGTTCTTCAtgctttttattgttaaatgaaataactgATACAACAAGGCcatgcatttaatatataactgCATACATACTTTTGATCAAATTGCCTTTGTAGATTAgtggtttatttattgatataccTCAGTAGTTCTGGATTAACACTcagagaaataaatattgtattagcTTGAAAATCTTATAGGAAGGTTTTGTAATTCATGATAGACCAGCACTGTTATATAAGCTATCAGATTTTCCttgtgttttataaatgaGTTGTAACATTTCAGGTTTAGAATACAAAAATCCATATTCATATTCTttcaaatagtaataattgtaagCTTCgccagtatatattttatacctcAAACTGGTTTAAATCTTACGGTAGAGCTAGATTGTGGCGATGGTGCTACAGTACTCaaaagttgttttaaaaatgctGGAGAGATTGACCAATGCAGGGTCATGTCATTGGGTAGTCAAAATTCTACTACACAATGCAaggtatgtattaaaatataaaaggtttaTGTAGGAACAAGTATATCTAACTCTACAATGattcaaacaataatttaaactatatatttaaaatatgttgacACATCTATCTAgtatttccatttttttaatatcaggCTAGTTTTTTAAAGACTAAACTTATACAAAgctcattattattacattataaaacaatagagttaaagattttaatttaattattttctacatTTTATAGATGAGCTGTGATATGACGTCGCCAAAAATGTGGCAAACGGTGTGTGAGCATTGGCATATACCGAAATATTGTTACAGTCatacaaatagtataaattatacatcTTTCATTAGTAATATTAGTGTGAACGAGGATAAGTGTGCTTACATTTCAACAGACAATGTGACGTTGGAAGGTAAGAAAATATCTGTACGAAGATATTCCTTTtgataacatatttaaattaggttatttttgttacagaTGATAGATTCAGAGATGAgtccaatatatttttgacataagAGAATCATGCTCTGAAACTTACCCTCACTTATAAATATggttttcaattaaaacattttcttttcagGGTACACTTTTAAACCGAGCTGTCGCATTGGCGGTGGATTCGTCGATGTCAACGAACCGTGTACCCTTGACTGTGTAAATAAGCAGCTGTCAAATATAATTGGGGAAAATAAGGCGAATATGACATGTTTAAATGACACATTAAATTATCGTTTTTGCAATAAAGATGTCGGGAATATGGTATTGGGAAGTCAATTGGATAAATGTCAGGTACGAAttgattttgacatttatGGTTAAGTATGTCTAAGGGTAGGTAGTGACTTAACGAATGTCAAATCcaataacaaacaaacatgGCATACGCGACCCTGAATCTAGCTGTAATAGCGTGGTGTTGCCTTCCCCGTTAATGAACTATCTTCTaccattgttttttaatgaaaatcagaatataaagtttaaatttaagcaaacaaatactatataatataagaattaatatgctattacataaatctTGTTTtgaagtaattattatatacatattatttatgaatgtcacattttatttatttaaataaatagccatcgtatatatattacaaatttaattttatttaaattttatcgaCACGGGTACGCAACTACTACTGGTCTCGTGTAATTCGTGCTTGTGTGTGAGCGCGCGCTGATAACTTGCAAGCAGGGCTGCCAGATGTACGATTTGAATGGTACTCCTACGAGTTTCTGTATATAGCATTGTTACTATTAAACGATTGGTAGGCCAAGATCCtacagaaaatttattttacgataCCGGCAAGTATTATGTTCAGGGAATTCCCCAACAATCTAATGTATCTTTTACTTGAATGAAGACccttttttcatattattactaatttgAAGTATTGAccagtaataatttttatcttgtaaCCATCTGTCTTGGAATTCCTAAAAAACTCATATCGCTTAAGTAAGAATCGGCAGAAGGTGAGAAGAGGGTATCCCAAACAAGAAATTAGTCAAAAGAGGAGACCTTTCTACATCAGAGAGATTTATTTAAGGATCGGTTAGGGCCCggtaaaaaacaatttaaagcCAGGTGTCAGGTGTGTGAAGTAGAAATGGTTTCAGAATATGGAGTTTTAATGTTACAGTAGCATCCCTAGTTGCAAGTAGGGCGGCTGTGCGCTTCGCGACTTATTATCGGGTACATCACGCAAttgcaattaattatttttataaatggttGTTACTGCTTATACCCCATATAATGGTTTTTATTCACTTTACAACGATTGTCTTTAATGCTACCAaatcttaaacattaaattaaaagtataacaTTATACTTATACCTTTTCTTGTTGCCAATTTGTTGGTACAAATTGGATGCCTGcgtctatttttaattacatttaagtcAACATTTTCTCCTTTTAGTTAAGTATTGGGTGGTTTTTCCTACGTTGTATCGTTTAAAATCTTAGAAAccctaattaatattaatatatttcaggcTAATTGTGAGCTTGATACCTCAGCACCGTGGAAATTAATGGAGATTTGTTTGGGCTGGGGAGCGGACATCACCGATGTGTGTAAACCAAAGACACCGGCGGGTGAGCATTTGCCCAAAACCCTCTCATTTACTGGCAACATTCGCTTGTCGTCAATTGTCACAGAACACAGCTGTGTCTTTGTAAGACTTACGGATATTGTAATGCCTGAtggtaagtttatttatttcatttaacaatcatcttaatatataaaagactGGTTTGTATGAACACTTATAAGTCGAGAACGGCTGATTTTcatgattttatatttgttgtatttacGGTATATATACATTGGTTATCAAACAGTTCTGCTTGCGTTCAGAcgctttttttctttttgtattcatttctagaacataataatgtattagttAAAATCATAAGTTAATTTCAGGTAACACGATATTCATTAACTGTTAGGCGGTTCGAAGTGTCAGAATTATTAGTAagttttaatcattaaatattcaaacaagTTTATTATGCAGtcgaataaagttatttatccGATCGGTTCAATCTCGGACCAAAGAAacgaaaaaaggtttcagttATTTGCatcattaattaacaaatgggttattaaaatatgtaatcatttaatttctataattacttaattacgattatataatttatgtatgacTCTGTGGTGTGAATTATTTTACAGCGCCATCTATGAGGTTCAGTTATGCATAGATTAAGTTAAATGATAACATAACTatgaatttaaacaatttaataagtattggTGTTTTCTATGAAAAAATTCTGTAATCTTTATATAGTATTGCGTTTGTATTTGAGTAATTATGTaaaacggctggaccaattttgtaaatttttgaatttcagttGTTTCGAGactggtttagattcacaatgagcggtttttttttgtatttaagatgTGTTATAATAGTAAtgcgatattttaatttaaaaaaaaagttcattcagaataattattttttgttgccAGCAAAAAGTTGAGTTGAGTCCGAAAACAGACtgtggtttaaataaatttgggaTAACTTCAGTATGGTGAGCCTATTGTCATGTAAAGTGTGCATTGCTTCTGCTATGTTAGACATTAACGCTTGAAACCCACAGCGCAGTTTATTCGTTActtgtgtaatattaaaaaaaatattattgactAGTGGTTGGTCGACATTGAGGGCGTGTTAGACTGCGTTAGTTAtacttctataaaaaaaatatttgcattaaCATAGAAACTGCTTTACATGTTTGGAATTTGCATGTTATATTTGTTCAAAAACACAGTTAATTTCCGTTTCCAAACAATATTTccttttaaacaatattttcgaTTAATAGAACAGTGTAAGAAATCTCAACCTAAAACCTCTCGAACGTTCCATCGTGAGCAAACCGCTACTTAGGGTAAGATTCTTTGCAAGAATTGTGGCTCCTATATGTcaaaacgttttacaagagttATCGCTAAGTCTCAACCCTTAGGCCGGTAGATTTACCACTTGGAAAGACAAGTGAACGTTTAATCAGACgcagaattttttatttcccgTGTGGTGAggcattaataataatgtatgtcTTACAGGAACAGTGCACTATCCGAATTGCATATCCAAGGCACAATATGAAATGGAGATGAATTTGTTCCATCCGCTGTGTGAGATTGATTGTGATCATGCGCAGGTATTTTATCACTTGagtagtatttttatagtatataggaagtatgtatttttatgcaACATACGTAGTACATTGTAAAATACGCATTAGGACATAGTGATAaagattattacaataaaaagtatttttgtagttGATATACGATGCCTTCATggagaaaaatttaatttattaaatgaatggGAATAATATCGACTTAAGGCTGTATCATTGAACATCAGGttgaacctcctgcccgtttgctatGTGTTATAGAAACATACAAATTGTAAACAATTATAGTTAAAAGTTTTCTATGGTTAATTGGTTTATTGTTGAACTGATACATTAACATGCATTAATAAAGTCAATTAAGTGCGGCTATATGGTTttgaacataatatattttatcaggattcatgaaaaaataaatcttctaatctttctttaaaaatattttttaacttttttaaagaactGTATAGTGtgattaactttttttaaatttcatggGTGTAAATGGGGTGTATCGCTCAAAGGTGAGAGACatggacacacacacacttaaattatcgtgattcatgtacactttttacttttcatgtatcctttttttagtttaagtttgtttattttttttgttcctgtttagttttgtctcaacaactatgtgtaatatgtatttttgcacttctacctaccttatctaatttaatacatttttttctcttctcacTGTGGTTGCcaggaagagatcgctcgaaagcgataaggcctcCAGTTGCCctccatttaatttaattatgttcacttttaatattatgtgcTACGAActgttaatcaataaataaaataactttaaggTAATTGGTTAAGTTAAGCAATACTAAAGTTatgttcaattaaattaataggtTAACGAGCTTCTCCAATCGGCAAAAGATAGTACAAGCGAAGATACCTATCAGTATACGAAACAGTTTtggttgttttttgttttcatgATTTTGAACTGGATTGCGGGTGGAGTAGTTGTTGCATTTGCTGATGCTATATGCTTCAATCTACTTGGtaagtatgtattatataaatatgttaataataattatgtgcaACCCTACATCTCTGAGATTTTTTAAGATAGCCTCATTTCTTAAATCTCTTCACAGACATGTAGTCTTGTGTCTTGATTTTTCGATTTGACGTAAGTGTGACAAGCAGGACAATATGACAAGTGACAAGCAGGACACGCATGTCCATCTAAAATTCGTAAGGGACATTTTGAGGAATCCGCCATGACTCAAACCCAAAAATGATGACATGTGtctgaaggctgatcatctacttgtctatgaaatgaAGATCAGGGAAAAGGCTGAAATTTCTGGCCAAGACCCAATTTGGGATTGTAGCActgcataattattattaatatttcgaGAAATTCAGAGATCAGATTGAGTGACGTATTTTCAGTGAAAGAAAAGTTCGCGATAATAACGACTCCTACGTACCTAACTGAccttatatgttataaatataatattaatatgaagatccgaaccaattcgattcgaagggtccttcaagaagccggccttttaagaatgggCACGCTCTTCcccattcttaaaaggccggcaacgcagtcgcgcgccctctggcattgagagtgtccatggacggcggtatcacttaacatatggtggactaaaaaaatactactaaaTTACTAACTTATTCATAatccaatttaaatataattttaggtaGTAAAAAAAGTTCGTATGGAAAGCAACGGTTATGGGGATCCGTTGGTTTCGGACTATTGTCGCTTATAAGTGGGAGTCTCATAGATTTATTCAGCGCTGGCGCATACAAAGACTACACTGTAGCCTTTGTTCTAATGTTCGTATTTATGTGCGGTGATGTTTTAGTAACGAGTTTTATGAAGGTAAGCGgtcctatttatttaattaaattgtaatgtgTTACGACCTTGACAAGACCTtgatgaatattaattatttgggAGGGTATTTATTAGTGACTAtacaacatatacatattgttattatGAATTCTGTTATTGCCGATTTTTATaggcatttaatatttatgattttaaaaacccGCGAAAACCATTCGCAAGATGGCGTCGTATGTACAATGTATAACGCAAATACAAGTCaagttttttacatataaatttttaaataactcagTAAATAATAGGCTGTTGGAAAAGATTTCAAAAACCATTTCGGATTACTTACTAAGcctatacaaattgttatttaaattctgtTAAGTATCCCCAAAATTCTTCCTCTAGGCGTCTAATTATGCGTCGCACCAGTTCCTTGGTACCGTCATAGTAATAAgtgtatttttgttactaaataaatacacataaattTTCGATCAAAAATAGTCTGACGATATTAAACTCCAAGACAGTATTGGAATTAGACATGTCATATAATTTACTGTCATGTTCGATTTGACATAGCGGCGGCCATTTTGTGTCACGTGAACGTATAAAActcagtttttataataattttgtatagatTAATGATCATTTGAAAGTTctctttacaatttttaaagcatttatGCTGATTACTATAgcactttatttttcaaatagcCAATTATTTGGGACATTAGACGTACAGTGAACCAAAGTAAATCGAGTAATTTCGCGTTTGAATTTAGTTATAACATGGTTTAACTACAATCTttataacaattgttttagGTAGAATCTTTGGCATTatctttaaacatattatcCGATGTTGGAACTTTATTCAAATCTGCTCACAACTGTGTCTTCATTTTATGGACAATATGTGTCGGGTTATGTACGGGCTTGCTCTGGCAATTTTTGTTCTGGCATATTGAGGATGTGGCCACATTGACCTGTGACGGGGCGGATTATGTGAAGACATTACAGGGGCTTGTTAGTGCCATACAGACATTTGGCGGCGAGATACCCTTCATGTTTCTATCTGGTAATTATTTGGAGACGGTTGAAGAGAAAATACTGTACccacacttttttaaattctggtgctaatttgtctattttcaggttatattataaagaaaattggcCACGTGAACGTGATGAGTATTGTACTCATTGCTTTTGGCGTGCGTTTCGTACTGTACTCGTTCCTCACCAACGCTTGGTGGGTGTTGCCAATAGAATTATTCCAAGGTGTCACCTTCGGAATGTTCTATCCTACGATGACGTCGTACGCCAGTCTTGTATCACCACCGGGAACCGAAAATACCGTCCAAGTAAGTAATTATGccatttataaatactgtCAATAGGTTAATAGAGTCAGGGCTagagacatttatttaaaacccaTTATTAGCGCTAAACGAATTTGTACGGGAATGAATTGGCTCACGATTTGTCACGTGACCATTTTCCAAACCAAAGTGACCAAAAATGATACCAATTCCATAAGTGCTGGCTCGGTGAGCCCTCTGGGAGTGTGTTGCCAGGGTTACACACGGAGTTATTTTAGACCTATAGACTTTATAATTTCTTGCGATATTGGACTGATATTGATTACCATAAATGTGTTGTCGcgtaaaaattttaaagaggcacaattttttgtttaatttcaggGCTTAGTCGGAGCCATATTTGGAGGTGTTGGTACGTCACTTGGGAGTTTGATGGGGGGTTACTTGTACCAAACGTATAAGGGTTGGAACACATTCCGCTGGTTCGGATTTGGGGCGGTTAACATCGGTGTTCTTCACGTCATAGCCCAGTACTTACTTAAAGATAAACCGCATCTTGATCAAGGTAAAGAAACGCCTGAAGCGTAATTTAGAAGAATGCTTTGTAAAAAGCATTTATATTCgacgtttattataaatatatgttgatATAGAATTATAGATTATACGTTATATGCAAATTAACGTGAACTTAAATATAGATTCctaatcaaattcaaattttgaatatacatataagtGAGATTTATGTAATTACAATCTTacgtatgaataaaaatagtataaaaataataaaatggtaGAAAATGTGGCCAAAGCGAACGAAAAATCGAAAGCTTTCGCGGAAAAAAACACGATTTTTCAACAGTACAGTCAGTCAAACAGTCAAATGTCACGCTTTAGTACTAAACCAAGGGTACAATGCAATTCAACTAACACATTATAGTTTTTCTACTATTCTTACCGATATTGCCCTTAATACTTCAACAGTAATTGCTCACTGTCTGATCAACAGGGCTGAATACAAATTTGGCATAACGAAGCAGGCAAATGTCGAAATATGACTAAAAACTATTCTATGTTATATGTCACTGTACACCCTTGACAGCGAACTGGTACTAAATGTAAAGTTAGACTTGTTTTAACTTCTTTtgtgacgttcataagtgtatgtttttttaaatgaataaagttattttgggTTGGAGTTTATAATCTATCTCAAAACATATAATCTAAGAACTTCCAATAACAGAAACGCCGTgccttaaaaaaacttttttttttgtatgaggtgaaaatgcgtttgcgcaggcccgcgccaaggatatcgagcttgacgcggtgactgtggggctggggctacactcaaatccctctgctattcagaggggtatcgagacccgacccactaaaaacacctcagcccttcacaCTGGGCCCTCGGGTttcgccaggcattctacccaagggACCCGGGCTTAAATCCGACACACAGAGGTCATTCAAAGCCTGCGATTCCGGGCCACTCGAGGTCGAGACCCCGccttaaaaaatctaatcaacCCTTGTTAGTATTTTGTAACCTGTTGGAAATAGGTTAAATAGTTTGATTGccgtagaattttttttaatacagcgCGGTGCGGTAAATTCCTAGTTAACTACTGCTTACATTTATATACCTAactgacaaaaaaaaaatgtttgaaaaataataaaacattgtactaaaaaaaaatataaatatgctcGCACGTAGATGTGCGTTCGAAAGTATTTGATTTATCTATAATCAAGTTCAcgataatttaacttattgtTATTAAGAGACTAACCCTAACTATTTATCAGTCTCCTTGGaccattttaaaatactcaTTTATCTCTTATCATAGCGACTGTAAGGGACGAAAGAGTACtaaacaattca
Proteins encoded in this window:
- the LOC123718406 gene encoding uncharacterized protein LOC123718406 isoform X2 — protein: MSLGSQNSTTQCKMSCDMTSPKMWQTVCEHWHIPKYCYSHTNSINYTSFISNISVNEDKCAYISTDNVTLEGYTFKPSCRIGGGFVDVNEPCTLDCVNKQLSNIIGENKANMTCLNDTLNYRFCNKDVGNMVLGSQLDKCQANCELDTSAPWKLMEICLGWGADITDVCKPKTPAGEHLPKTLSFTGNIRLSSIVTEHSCVFVRLTDIVMPDGTVHYPNCISKAQYEMEMNLFHPLCEIDCDHAQVNELLQSAKDSTSEDTYQYTKQFWLFFVFMILNWIAGGVVVAFADAICFNLLGSKKSSYGKQRLWGSVGFGLLSLISGSLIDLFSAGAYKDYTVAFVLMFVFMCGDVLVTSFMKVESLALSLNILSDVGTLFKSAHNCVFILWTICVGLCTGLLWQFLFWHIEDVATLTCDGADYVKTLQGLVSAIQTFGGEIPFMFLSGYIIKKIGHVNVMSIVLIAFGVRFVLYSFLTNAWWVLPIELFQGVTFGMFYPTMTSYASLVSPPGTENTVQGLVGAIFGGVGTSLGSLMGGYLYQTYKGWNTFRWFGFGAVNIGVLHVIAQYLLKDKPHLDQVSQGTDGARIQYADVCALTAAGFHVASEAMMNDISASSYAAEARRMQLYTHPHVSHRELSIHAVPTHDLLKPKEEPPYSLASPEHCTVNLSHTNKRLERACNHYERGNSPLISRMKSIPAVSTTLSEAISNSEPKVDATSSSSSGNSEKSTTNSEATKPPYSYVALITMAIQNSETKKATLSEIYAYITKEFPYFQKNKKGWQNSIRHNLSLNECFVKVPREGGGERKGNYWTLDPQCGDMFENGNFRRRRRMKRPFRGTPYGKGLYGETYHTGPMGQPHVQSLSISANYFGPGTYSPSYPPFDPSWLSQPTSSLGYGSACSPHSNIQHQASPFGSYISQQLQEQLQSPLQPIPISMNTPYSMSFPSFDSSPNSAPSYTTGDNHPISHHDVSGGDGPAHYWVTDSNASHPRTYEHPSTVRPASHDEGIDMAESAARYLLWSDVGKDDSLTFPSGET